The following coding sequences lie in one Stenotrophomonas rhizophila genomic window:
- a CDS encoding efflux transporter outer membrane subunit, translated as MTSSLDRTSSLRPLRPVLVSVLALALAACASSRGLQPQATLLDADSLQTQRTLSAAGLSQPGWPAADWWRALGDPQLDALIAEGLQRNPGLDAADARLRQARARIGTAHAERLPSVSASGGYTGVRLPESMVGDELGGSYAGSGQAYLSFSYGIDLWGGKRAAWEAAVDSGHAAEVDAQAARLNLSAAIAEAYAQLGYAYKLHDVASEELARSQKTLDLTAQRRRAGIDSDLQTRQAEARIPAAQQQQQAAQQQIDEARTALAALVGQGPDRGLQIERPQVLNPLALQLPGVLPSALLGRRPDIVAARWRVEAAHREIHAAKAQFYPSLNLTALGGVVSSEVDQLLKSGSTFAFLGPALSLPIFDGGRLRANLDKTDAQYDLAVADYNQSVVNALRDVADQVNAVRSLASQAAAQQQAVDTARAAHDLAEQRYRAGIGSYLEVLVVEEQLLVSQQRLAELQSRQILVSVRLSQSLGGGFTPSGDTATLATAPDSTHS; from the coding sequence ATGACCTCCTCCCTTGATCGCACTTCTTCGCTGCGTCCGCTGCGCCCGGTGCTGGTATCGGTGCTTGCGCTGGCGCTGGCCGCCTGTGCCAGCAGCCGCGGCCTGCAGCCGCAGGCCACGCTGCTGGATGCCGACAGCCTGCAGACCCAGCGCACCCTGTCTGCCGCTGGCCTGAGCCAACCCGGCTGGCCGGCCGCCGACTGGTGGCGCGCACTGGGCGACCCGCAACTGGACGCCCTGATCGCCGAAGGCCTGCAGCGCAACCCCGGCCTGGACGCGGCCGATGCGCGCCTTCGCCAGGCCCGCGCCCGGATCGGTACCGCCCACGCCGAGCGCCTGCCCAGCGTGTCCGCCTCCGGTGGCTACACCGGCGTGCGCCTGCCCGAATCGATGGTCGGCGATGAGCTCGGTGGCAGCTATGCCGGCAGCGGCCAGGCCTACCTCAGCTTCAGCTACGGCATCGACCTGTGGGGCGGCAAGCGCGCCGCCTGGGAAGCGGCCGTGGACAGTGGCCATGCCGCCGAAGTGGACGCGCAGGCCGCACGCCTGAACCTGTCGGCGGCCATTGCCGAGGCGTATGCGCAGTTGGGCTACGCCTACAAACTGCACGACGTGGCCAGCGAAGAGCTGGCGCGCTCGCAGAAGACCCTGGACCTGACCGCCCAGCGCCGCCGCGCCGGGATCGACAGCGACCTGCAGACCCGCCAGGCCGAAGCGCGCATTCCGGCCGCGCAGCAGCAGCAACAGGCCGCCCAGCAGCAGATCGACGAGGCCCGCACCGCGCTGGCCGCGCTGGTCGGGCAGGGCCCGGACCGCGGCCTGCAGATCGAGCGCCCGCAGGTGCTCAATCCGCTGGCCCTGCAGCTGCCCGGCGTGTTGCCGAGCGCGCTGCTGGGCCGCCGCCCGGACATCGTGGCCGCGCGCTGGCGCGTGGAAGCGGCCCACCGCGAGATCCATGCCGCGAAGGCCCAGTTCTATCCCAGCCTCAACCTGACCGCGCTGGGCGGGGTGGTGTCCAGTGAAGTGGACCAGCTGCTCAAGAGCGGCTCCACCTTCGCCTTCCTCGGCCCGGCGCTGAGCCTGCCGATCTTCGATGGCGGCCGCCTGCGCGCCAACCTGGACAAGACCGACGCCCAGTACGACCTGGCCGTGGCCGACTACAACCAGTCGGTGGTGAACGCTTTGCGCGATGTGGCCGACCAGGTCAACGCGGTGCGCTCGCTGGCCAGCCAGGCCGCCGCGCAGCAGCAGGCGGTGGACACCGCCCGCGCAGCGCATGACCTGGCCGAGCAGCGCTACCGCGCCGGCATCGGCAGCTACCTGGAGGTTCTGGTGGTCGAAGAGCAGTTGCTGGTGTCCCAGCAGCGGCTGGCCGAACTGCAGTCCCGGCAGATCCTTGTTTCGGTGCGGCTGAGCCAGTCGCTGGGCGGTGGGTTCACCCCGTCCGGCGACACCGCCACGCTCGCCACCGCCCCTGATTCCACGCATTCCTGA
- the emrB gene encoding multidrug efflux MFS transporter permease subunit EmrB: MSAQAPAAPGNPGAPAAPSAAAGFLPPSVALCTVGLAMASFMQVLDTTIANVSLPTIAGNLGASSQQATWVITSFAVSTAIALPLTGWLSRRFGERKLFVWATLAFVITSLLCGLAQSMGMLVLSRALQGFVAGPMYPITQSLLVSIYPREKRGQALALLAMITVVAPICGPILGGWITDNYSWEWIFLINVPLGIFAAMVVGSQLKGRPEQTEKPKMDYVGLITLVIGVGALQLVLDLGNDEDWFASTKIVVLACVAVVALAVFLIWELTDKDPIVDLKLFRHRNFRAGTLAMVVAYAAFFSVSLLIPQWLQRDMGYTAIWAGLATAPIGILPVIMTPFVGKYASRFDMRMIASFAFVFLSFTSFMRSDFNLQVDYAHVAGVQLIMGIGVALFFMPVLQILLSDLDGREIAAGSGLATFLRTLGGSFAASLTTWLWARRTQVHHADLTEHISAYQPGMQDQVAAMGQGNLQHGAAALNNMINHQASQMGFNDIFFLLGWIFLAIIAFLWLAKPPFGAGAGAASAGGH; this comes from the coding sequence ATGTCCGCCCAAGCTCCAGCCGCGCCCGGCAATCCGGGCGCACCGGCGGCGCCCAGTGCGGCCGCCGGCTTCCTGCCACCGAGCGTGGCCCTGTGCACCGTGGGCCTGGCGATGGCCTCGTTCATGCAGGTGCTCGACACCACTATTGCCAATGTGTCGCTGCCCACCATCGCCGGTAACCTCGGTGCCAGTTCGCAGCAGGCCACCTGGGTGATCACCTCGTTCGCGGTGAGCACCGCGATCGCGCTGCCCCTGACCGGTTGGCTCAGCCGCCGCTTCGGCGAACGCAAGCTGTTCGTCTGGGCGACGCTGGCGTTCGTGATCACCTCGCTGCTGTGTGGCCTGGCCCAGAGCATGGGCATGCTGGTGCTGTCGCGCGCGCTGCAGGGCTTCGTGGCCGGTCCGATGTACCCGATCACGCAGTCGTTGCTGGTCTCGATCTACCCACGCGAGAAACGCGGGCAGGCGCTGGCGCTGCTGGCGATGATCACGGTGGTGGCGCCGATCTGCGGCCCGATCCTGGGCGGCTGGATCACCGACAACTACAGTTGGGAATGGATCTTCCTGATCAACGTGCCGTTGGGCATCTTTGCGGCGATGGTGGTAGGCAGCCAGTTGAAGGGCCGGCCGGAGCAGACCGAAAAGCCGAAGATGGATTACGTCGGCCTGATCACCCTGGTGATCGGCGTGGGCGCGCTGCAGCTGGTGCTCGACCTGGGCAACGACGAGGACTGGTTCGCCTCGACCAAGATCGTGGTGCTGGCCTGCGTGGCGGTGGTGGCGCTGGCGGTGTTCCTGATCTGGGAGCTGACCGACAAGGACCCGATCGTCGACCTGAAGCTGTTCCGGCACCGCAATTTCCGCGCCGGCACGCTGGCGATGGTGGTGGCGTATGCGGCGTTCTTCAGTGTGTCGCTGCTGATTCCACAGTGGTTGCAGCGCGACATGGGCTACACGGCGATCTGGGCGGGCCTGGCGACGGCGCCGATCGGCATTCTGCCGGTGATCATGACGCCGTTCGTGGGCAAGTACGCCTCGCGGTTCGACATGCGCATGATCGCGTCGTTCGCGTTCGTGTTCCTGTCCTTCACCAGTTTCATGCGTTCGGACTTCAACCTGCAGGTGGACTATGCCCACGTGGCAGGCGTGCAGTTGATCATGGGCATTGGCGTGGCACTGTTCTTCATGCCGGTGCTGCAGATTCTGCTGTCGGACCTGGACGGCCGCGAGATCGCGGCGGGGTCGGGGCTGGCAACGTTCCTGCGTACGCTGGGCGGCAGTTTCGCGGCATCGTTGACGACGTGGCTGTGGGCACGCCGGACGCAGGTGCACCACGCGGATCTGACCGAGCACATTTCGGCATATCAGCCGGGCATGCAGGATCAGGTAGCGGCGATGGGGCAGGGCAACCTGCAACACGGGGCGGCAGCGCTGAACAACATGATCAACCACCAGGCATCGCAGATGGGCTTCAACGACATCTTCTTCCTGCTGGGCTGGATCTTCCTGGCGATCATCGCCTTCCTGTGGCTGGCCAAGCCGCCGTTCGGTGCAGGGGCGGGTGCAGCATCGGCCGGCGGGCATTGA
- the emrA gene encoding multidrug efflux MFS transporter periplasmic adaptor subunit EmrA: protein MSQTSAPAAAPAAPSRRGKLLRGLLVIVLLLLAALALWYFMFGRWFEDTDDAYVQGNQVQITPLVSGTVVAINADDGMRVERGQLLVQLDPADTEVALQQAEANLAKTVRQTRGLYRSVEGAQADLNARQVTLKRVRDDFNRRKGLAASGAISNEELAHARDELAAAEAAVAGSRETFERNNALVDDTVIATQPDVQAAAAQLRQAYLNNARAGIVAPVAGYVARRSVQVGQRVQPGNALMAVVPTEQMWVEANFKETQLRHMRLGQEVELRSDLYGGDVTYKGRIDSLGLGTGSAFSLLPAQNASGNWIKIVQRVPVRIAIDAKQLAEHPLRIGLSIKAEVSLRDQKGTVLPTQAAKGQVFDTDVYAKQLHSADDAIHAIIQRNLPQQAKAS, encoded by the coding sequence ATGAGCCAGACATCCGCTCCCGCTGCCGCCCCGGCAGCTCCGTCCCGTCGCGGCAAGCTGCTGCGCGGCCTGTTGGTCATCGTGCTGCTGCTGCTGGCGGCGCTGGCGCTGTGGTACTTCATGTTCGGCCGCTGGTTCGAAGACACCGACGACGCCTACGTGCAGGGCAACCAGGTCCAGATCACCCCGTTGGTGAGCGGTACCGTGGTGGCGATCAACGCCGATGACGGCATGCGCGTGGAGCGTGGCCAGCTGCTGGTGCAGCTGGACCCGGCCGACACCGAAGTGGCGCTGCAGCAGGCCGAAGCCAACCTGGCCAAGACCGTGCGCCAGACCCGCGGCCTGTACCGCAGCGTGGAAGGCGCCCAGGCGGACTTGAATGCCCGCCAGGTGACCCTGAAGCGCGTCCGCGACGACTTCAACCGCCGCAAGGGCCTGGCCGCCAGCGGTGCGATCTCCAACGAAGAACTGGCCCACGCGCGTGACGAGCTGGCTGCCGCCGAAGCGGCCGTGGCTGGGTCGCGCGAGACCTTCGAGCGCAACAACGCGTTGGTCGATGACACCGTGATCGCCACCCAGCCGGACGTGCAGGCCGCCGCCGCGCAGCTGCGCCAGGCGTACCTCAACAATGCCCGCGCCGGTATCGTCGCGCCGGTGGCCGGCTATGTTGCCCGTCGTTCGGTGCAGGTTGGCCAGCGCGTGCAGCCGGGCAACGCCCTGATGGCCGTGGTGCCGACCGAACAGATGTGGGTGGAAGCCAACTTCAAGGAAACCCAGCTGCGCCACATGCGCCTGGGCCAGGAAGTGGAGCTGCGCTCGGACCTGTACGGTGGTGATGTGACCTACAAGGGCCGCATCGACAGCCTGGGCCTGGGCACCGGTTCGGCGTTCTCGCTGCTGCCGGCGCAGAACGCCAGCGGCAACTGGATCAAGATCGTGCAGCGCGTGCCGGTGCGCATCGCCATCGACGCCAAGCAGCTGGCCGAACACCCGTTGCGCATCGGTCTGTCGATCAAGGCCGAAGTGAGCCTGCGCGACCAGAAGGGCACGGTGCTGCCGACCCAGGCCGCCAAGGGCCAGGTGTTCGACACCGACGTCTACGCCAAGCAGCTGCACAGCGCCGATGATGCGATCCACGCCATCATCCAGCGCAACCTGCCGCAGCAGGCCAAGGCGAGCTGA
- a CDS encoding AraC family transcriptional regulator: protein MDNTFRPDPASAATQMIRNEVLDWFERDDGLGVLGFQVDSPRGLEREIDWHQHHRAQLICVEAGLLNTRTRHGNWSLPPGCAGWMPPGEPHTVDISGPLRGWGLIISPALAHDLPSEPCVVAISDLLQALAMRVTRWTPAAAADLRQQHMIEVLLDEIRNAPRQRMHLPMPQDRRLLRIASQLIADPADGRSLEQWAQWAGLSPRTLTRHFRDETTLSFAQWRQQARLADGLRRLSDGHSVSDIAHELGFSSPSAFVTVFRRHFGCPPGRYLARSGQPLNPTRGLASPAASG, encoded by the coding sequence ATGGATAACACATTCAGGCCAGACCCGGCTTCAGCCGCCACCCAGATGATCCGCAACGAGGTGCTCGACTGGTTCGAGCGCGACGACGGGCTGGGCGTGCTGGGCTTCCAGGTCGACAGCCCGCGCGGGCTGGAACGCGAGATCGATTGGCACCAGCACCACCGCGCCCAGCTGATCTGCGTGGAGGCCGGCCTGCTCAACACCCGCACCCGCCACGGCAACTGGTCGCTGCCGCCCGGCTGTGCCGGCTGGATGCCGCCCGGCGAGCCGCACACGGTGGACATCTCCGGCCCATTGCGCGGCTGGGGCCTGATCATCAGCCCGGCGCTGGCCCACGACCTGCCGAGCGAACCTTGCGTGGTCGCCATCTCCGACCTGCTGCAGGCCCTGGCCATGCGGGTGACCCGCTGGACGCCCGCTGCGGCGGCCGACCTGCGCCAGCAGCACATGATCGAGGTGCTGCTGGACGAAATCCGCAACGCGCCGCGCCAGCGCATGCACCTGCCGATGCCACAGGACCGGCGCCTGCTGCGGATCGCCTCGCAGCTGATCGCCGACCCGGCCGACGGCCGCAGCCTGGAACAGTGGGCGCAGTGGGCCGGGTTGTCACCGCGCACCCTCACCCGCCACTTCCGCGACGAAACCACGCTCAGCTTCGCCCAGTGGCGCCAGCAGGCCCGCCTGGCCGACGGCCTGCGCCGCTTGTCCGACGGCCACAGCGTGTCCGATATCGCCCACGAACTGGGCTTCAGCAGCCCCAGCGCGTTCGTTACCGTGTTCCGCCGGCACTTCGGCTGCCCGCCCGGGCGCTACCTGGCGCGCAGCGGCCAGCCCCTGAATCCAACACGCGGCTTGGCATCCCCGGCCGCATCCGGATAA
- the rnr gene encoding ribonuclease R, with product MTGSAHCQRLPWRPMKPKKPTQGAKAPKSPAPKQAAGPSGKPRAAAKKAGKLPPWMPESMNTPAPSRGGKRSGPKPDAGAPIPTRRRPHPTATDMNVIDPHAEREAERYAQPIASREAILQLLDRCDGPQTAEEIGIHLGLTEPDRADALGKRLGAMVRDGQLVQNRRGGFAPVQATNLITGVVIANPEGFGFLRPVEGGDDLFLPPYEMRKVMHGDRVLANVTGIDRRGRREGSIARVLERGMTRLIGRFSVEFGINYVVPDDKRVQRNVQIPPDQTGEARDGQLVVCELTQAPDTRRPPIGRIIAVLGDKLTASLIVETAIHGHELPFEFPQEVLNEAASVPLVVEPAMLGNRVDLRSTPLVTIDGEDAKDFDDAVFCEPNAEGFRLVVAIADVSNYVRPGTPLDDEAQKRATSVYFPGFVVPMLPETLSNGICSLMPKVDRMCFVCDMQVNRDGEVIHSRFYEAVMNSHARLTYNQVWQAVGENDPAVRKEIAAVLPQVERLHQLYKVLAKARTKRGAIEFESSEVRFVLDNTGEVTQAGMLVRNDAHKLIEECMIAANVQAARYLLHKQVPAPFRDHAKPPEAKYDDLLEFLKEFKLSLPPWSKVQPGDYTKLLKKVRERPDAALLESVLLRSQSLAVYSPDNQGHFGLSLDAYAHFTSPIRRYPDLLVHRAIKHALSGAPAEKYTYSPREMAALALQCSERERRADEAEREVDERYRAAWMEKHVGGQFEGVISGVTSFGLFVELDESKVNGLVHVTQLPHDYYQFDATRKTLSGERRGKAYRLGDRVRILVLKASMEERKIDFRLVEEQGDEVAELPPRGQPAKRKKQKY from the coding sequence ATGACCGGTTCTGCACACTGTCAGCGGTTACCATGGAGGCCAATGAAACCAAAGAAACCGACCCAGGGCGCGAAAGCCCCCAAGTCCCCGGCGCCCAAGCAGGCTGCCGGTCCGTCGGGCAAGCCCCGCGCTGCCGCCAAGAAGGCCGGCAAGCTGCCACCGTGGATGCCCGAATCAATGAACACCCCAGCGCCGTCGCGCGGTGGCAAGCGGTCCGGCCCCAAGCCGGATGCCGGCGCGCCGATCCCGACCCGTCGCCGCCCGCATCCCACTGCTACCGACATGAATGTGATCGATCCCCATGCCGAGCGTGAGGCAGAGCGCTATGCGCAGCCGATCGCCAGCCGCGAAGCCATCCTGCAGCTGCTTGACCGCTGTGATGGCCCGCAGACCGCCGAGGAAATCGGCATCCACCTGGGCCTGACCGAACCTGACCGCGCCGACGCGCTGGGCAAGCGCCTGGGCGCGATGGTGCGCGATGGCCAGCTGGTGCAGAACCGCCGCGGCGGTTTCGCCCCGGTGCAGGCCACCAACCTGATCACCGGCGTGGTCATCGCCAACCCGGAAGGCTTCGGCTTCCTGCGTCCGGTGGAGGGCGGGGACGACCTGTTCCTGCCGCCGTATGAAATGCGCAAGGTCATGCACGGCGACCGCGTGCTGGCCAACGTGACCGGTATCGATCGCCGCGGCCGCCGCGAGGGCAGCATCGCCCGCGTGCTCGAGCGCGGCATGACCCGCCTGATCGGCCGCTTCAGCGTCGAGTTCGGCATCAATTACGTGGTGCCCGACGACAAGCGCGTGCAGCGCAACGTCCAGATCCCGCCGGACCAGACCGGCGAGGCCCGCGACGGCCAGCTGGTGGTCTGCGAGCTGACCCAGGCCCCGGATACCCGCCGCCCGCCGATCGGCCGCATCATCGCGGTGCTCGGCGACAAGCTGACCGCCTCGCTGATCGTGGAAACCGCCATCCACGGCCATGAACTGCCGTTCGAGTTCCCGCAGGAGGTGCTCAACGAGGCCGCTTCAGTACCGCTGGTGGTCGAGCCGGCCATGCTGGGCAACCGCGTGGACCTGCGCAGCACGCCGCTGGTGACCATCGACGGTGAGGACGCCAAGGACTTCGATGACGCGGTGTTCTGCGAACCGAATGCCGAAGGCTTCCGCCTGGTGGTGGCCATCGCCGACGTGTCCAACTACGTCCGCCCTGGCACGCCGCTGGATGACGAAGCGCAGAAGCGCGCCACCTCGGTGTATTTCCCGGGTTTCGTGGTGCCGATGCTGCCCGAGACCCTGTCCAACGGTATCTGCTCGCTGATGCCCAAGGTCGACCGCATGTGCTTCGTCTGCGACATGCAGGTGAACCGCGACGGTGAGGTGATCCATTCGCGCTTCTACGAAGCGGTGATGAATTCGCATGCCCGCCTGACCTACAACCAGGTCTGGCAGGCGGTCGGTGAAAACGACCCGGCGGTGCGCAAGGAGATCGCTGCGGTGCTGCCGCAGGTCGAGCGCCTGCACCAGCTGTACAAGGTGCTGGCCAAGGCCCGTACCAAGCGCGGCGCGATCGAGTTTGAATCGTCAGAAGTGCGCTTCGTGCTGGACAACACCGGCGAAGTGACCCAGGCCGGCATGCTGGTGCGCAACGACGCGCACAAGCTGATCGAAGAATGCATGATCGCCGCCAACGTGCAGGCCGCGCGCTACCTGCTGCACAAGCAGGTGCCGGCGCCGTTCCGCGACCACGCCAAGCCGCCGGAAGCCAAGTACGACGACCTGCTGGAGTTCCTGAAGGAATTCAAGCTGAGCCTGCCGCCGTGGTCGAAGGTGCAGCCGGGCGATTACACCAAGCTGCTCAAGAAGGTGCGCGAGCGCCCCGACGCGGCCCTGCTGGAATCGGTGCTGCTGCGCAGCCAGAGCCTGGCGGTGTATTCGCCGGACAACCAGGGTCACTTCGGTCTGTCGCTGGATGCGTACGCGCATTTCACCTCGCCGATCCGCCGCTATCCCGATCTGCTGGTGCACCGTGCGATCAAGCATGCGCTCAGCGGCGCACCGGCAGAGAAGTACACCTACTCGCCGCGTGAGATGGCCGCGCTGGCGCTGCAGTGCTCCGAACGCGAGCGCCGGGCCGACGAGGCCGAGCGCGAAGTGGACGAACGCTACCGCGCCGCGTGGATGGAAAAGCACGTGGGCGGCCAGTTCGAGGGCGTGATCAGCGGCGTGACCAGCTTCGGCCTGTTCGTGGAACTGGACGAATCCAAGGTCAACGGCCTGGTGCACGTGACCCAGCTGCCGCACGACTATTACCAGTTTGACGCCACCCGCAAGACGCTCAGCGGCGAACGCCGTGGCAAGGCCTACCGCCTGGGCGACCGCGTGCGGATTCTGGTGCTCAAGGCCAGCATGGAAGAGCGCAAGATCGACTTCCGCCTGGTCGAAGAGCAGGGCGACGAGGTGGCCGAACTGCCGCCGCGCGGCCAGCCGGCCAAGCGCAAGAAGCAGAAGTACTGA
- a CDS encoding glutathione S-transferase family protein: METPILHFHPLSSCCQKVLIAAHVLDVALDARLLNLGDPAERAAFRALWPLGKMPLLVEQGRPIGETSIIIEHLQRHHAADGPWLIPQDPAQALEVRFWDRVCDLYVMTPMQALTAALLQPASDAGGAATAAARATLLNSYALLDRQVDGRRWLAGEAFTLADCAAAPALFYAVAYVPVPDAHAALSAYVERLMAHTAVAAVIDAARPWFKHFPGRAGLARRYYDPDA, from the coding sequence ATGGAAACCCCGATCCTGCACTTCCATCCGCTGTCTTCCTGCTGCCAGAAGGTGCTCATCGCCGCCCACGTCCTGGACGTGGCGCTGGACGCGCGGCTGTTGAACCTCGGCGACCCGGCCGAGCGCGCGGCGTTCCGGGCGCTGTGGCCGCTGGGCAAAATGCCGCTGCTGGTCGAGCAGGGCAGGCCCATCGGCGAAACCAGCATCATCATCGAGCACCTGCAGCGCCATCATGCCGCCGACGGGCCGTGGCTCATTCCGCAGGATCCGGCGCAGGCGCTGGAGGTGCGGTTCTGGGACCGGGTCTGCGACCTGTATGTGATGACGCCGATGCAGGCGCTCACCGCCGCCTTGCTGCAGCCCGCCAGCGACGCCGGTGGCGCGGCGACCGCCGCCGCCCGCGCGACGCTGCTGAACAGCTATGCGCTGTTGGACCGGCAGGTGGACGGGCGACGCTGGTTGGCGGGCGAGGCGTTCACCCTGGCCGATTGCGCTGCGGCACCGGCGCTGTTCTATGCGGTGGCCTACGTGCCGGTGCCGGATGCGCACGCGGCACTGTCTGCCTATGTGGAGCGGCTGATGGCGCACACGGCGGTGGCCGCAGTGATCGACGCGGCCCGGCCGTGGTTCAAGCACTTTCCCGGGCGGGCGGGGCTGGCGCGCCGCTACTACGATCCGGATGCCTGA
- a CDS encoding MarR family winged helix-turn-helix transcriptional regulator, which yields MICPETTPPSFGLLLRQVRDGLVRQLDTSMAEENLGIGFTHYLGLKVLAAKAPCTANELAQALDQVPSAVTRLLDKLEAMGCVRREPHAQDRRALQIVLTDEGRQLWARLKQRGDQTIDDAMRDLSTDERAQLLSLMTRVRDSLITP from the coding sequence ATGATCTGCCCTGAAACCACTCCTCCCAGCTTCGGGCTGCTGTTGCGCCAGGTGCGCGACGGCCTTGTCCGTCAGCTCGACACGTCGATGGCCGAGGAAAACCTTGGCATTGGTTTCACCCACTACCTCGGATTGAAGGTGCTCGCGGCCAAGGCCCCGTGTACCGCCAACGAGTTGGCCCAGGCCCTGGACCAGGTGCCCAGCGCGGTGACCCGCCTGCTGGACAAGCTGGAAGCCATGGGCTGCGTGCGGCGCGAGCCGCATGCCCAGGACCGGCGGGCGTTGCAGATCGTACTGACCGATGAAGGCCGCCAGTTGTGGGCCCGGCTGAAGCAGCGCGGCGACCAGACCATCGATGACGCCATGCGCGACCTGTCCACCGACGAGCGCGCCCAGCTGCTTTCCCTCATGACCCGTGTACGTGACTCGTTGATTACGCCATGA